Genomic segment of Flavobacteriales bacterium:
GAAAAAATTGCCCGTGCCATTGACAGAGCAAGAGAAACAGAAGCACCGGTAATTGTGATTTCAAAAAGCGGCGGAGCCCGAATGATGGAAGCGGCATTTAGTTTGATGCAAATGGCCAAAACAAGTGCCAAACTGGCTTTGCTTGATAAAGCAGGAATACCATTTGTTTCATATCTTACCGACCCAACAACCGGGGGCGTTACGGCAAGTTTTGCCATGTTGGGCGATTTTAATGTGGCGGAACCCAATGCCCTTATTGGTTTTGCCGGACCTCGAGTAATTAAAGAAACCATCGGTAAAGATTTGCCAAAAGGTTTTCAGCGAAGTGAATTTTTGCAAGAAAAAGGTTTTGTTGATTTTGTTGTTGAGCGAAAAGATGCAAAAGACAAAATTTCGAACCTATTGGCAATGGTAACCGATAAAAAACTTAAACATAAAGAGGAGCAAGCATCCTAACAAGACAAATTTTTAACTTAGACATTTTATAAAAAAGATAATATGAATTTTCCTTCAGATTTAAAATACACCGCCGACCACGAGTGGGTAAAAGTAGATGGAGACACAGCTACCATTGGTATTACTGATTTTGCCCAAAGTGAATTGGGCGATGTTGTGTTTGTAGAAATTGAAACACAAGGTGAAAACCTGAATGCAGGAGATACTTTTGGAACAGTTGAGGCGGTAAAAACAGTTTCCGATTTATATATGCCGGTGGCTGGAGAAATCATCGAGGTAAATGCTGAATTAGAAGCCTCGCCAGAGAGTGTTAACTCAGATCCGTATGGAAATGGTTGGATGATAAAGGTAAAAATGGCAGACATGGCCGAGGTGGACGGTTTGATGGATGCCGAAACATACAAGGCCAGCATAGGTCACTAAATCAATGGCAAAAAGCTACAAACTCACCGTTTTGATTGCTGTAATCATTGTGGTTTTGAGTTTGATGCACATCAACAATTTGCCAAAAGTTGGAGTAAAGGCAATCGATAAAATTGGCCATTTTTTGGCCTATTTTGGGTTGTTTTTGGTGGCTGCGTTCGAAACAATGGCAAAATTCCGTTGGTCAAATGTACGCTACCGTTCGTTAATTGTCA
This window contains:
- a CDS encoding acetyl-CoA carboxylase carboxyltransferase subunit beta codes for the protein MSWFKRVKDGILTKTQDKKATPDGLWVQCAECKAPQASKDFKQNYYVCSECGHHSRIGSEEYFSIFFDDEKYTELYDNIVSADPLKFVDSKDYPSRIKEAQAKTHLKDAVRVAEGKMNGLKVVIACMDFNFIGGSMGTVMGEKIARAIDRARETEAPVIVISKSGGARMMEAAFSLMQMAKTSAKLALLDKAGIPFVSYLTDPTTGGVTASFAMLGDFNVAEPNALIGFAGPRVIKETIGKDLPKGFQRSEFLQEKGFVDFVVERKDAKDKISNLLAMVTDKKLKHKEEQAS
- the gcvH gene encoding glycine cleavage system protein GcvH codes for the protein MNFPSDLKYTADHEWVKVDGDTATIGITDFAQSELGDVVFVEIETQGENLNAGDTFGTVEAVKTVSDLYMPVAGEIIEVNAELEASPESVNSDPYGNGWMIKVKMADMAEVDGLMDAETYKASIGH
- the vanZ gene encoding VanZ family protein; this translates as MAKSYKLTVLIAVIIVVLSLMHINNLPKVGVKAIDKIGHFLAYFGLFLVAAFETMAKFRWSNVRYRSLIVIFILCSGFGVLMEVLQAWLTTYRHFDYLDMTANMTGAGIGFVFFSIGFKTIKKNWDKFKTTVY